Genomic DNA from bacterium:
AAATCGCCTATTTTTATCAAACAGGTGATATTGAATAGGTTCACTGCCATAAATACAGAGATTTTTATATCTATCGGTATTTTGACAAAAACAACAAATGCCATTTTCCTTAGGTTTAGCAAGGCATTCGTTATCGCAATAAAAACAATCAGCGATAAATACGATAATAGCCCAATAAAAATCATCCTTTATATCATAAATTTGCTCTTTTGATAGATTAAGTTTATCTTCTTGATTTAATTTATTAATCTCGTTTTCAAAACATTCCACAAGATGCCCACCTGTCCTGACCGCAAAGAAATCACCCAGAGTTTGCTCTGCTAATTCTTCTGGAAAATCTTCAATAGTTATTCCATTCAGGAAGATTTGCTTTTCAAATAATGCACTTCCATCCTCAATATAATTAATTGGACATCGCACTTCACAGCTATAGCATCTATTTACCTTTTCGTAACAAAGCGGGATAATGTTGTTAACTAATTGGTCTATAAGTATTTTGGGTGAAATAAATAAATTAGAAATCTTTGGCAGAAAATTATTAACTATTGCGCCCGTAAGATTGGCTACTTCGAAGACAAAATTATCAATTTTGGTTGGTTTTTTGGGGTCAACATATCTTTTTAGAAATTCTTCTCCCGATATAAGAATAGGAATCTCTTTTTCTAATATTTCTTTTTGGTTTGTCTTTTGTAATTCATAGAATTCGCCTTTAACTAAGTAAGGGCAATTTTGTGGGCAGTTGATTTCAATTGTTCTTTTTTTACCACAGCATAAAGAGCATATCTGGTTATTTAATGCCGGACACCATCTTTTAGCCTTTGTATTTCCACAAGATAGACAAATAGTTTCCATAATTTTCCCCTCCCGATTAATTTTTAATTTTAAATCACCCAGATTGGTATTTTTTAGAAAGTTCTGCTATTCCACACGAAAAAAAAGATATTTTCCTCTCTGCGAACTCTTGCGTCTCTGCGGTAAAGGATTACCTGAACGGTTACGATTTAAGATATAGTCATTCTGGGTCATATAAGTCATAATGGCACCCCTTCACTTAATGCTATTCGGACGAATGGATTGGATGTATCTTTAGCTATGACAAGGTCAATCTTCTGCTCGCCTAATAATTCATAAAGATTCAGGCGAATTTTTCTTTTATGCTCATTAGTTAGTTTGTTTGACCAGATAAGGATATCTATATCTCCACCCCTCTGGGTATCATCTACCCGTGAGCCAAAGAGATAGATTTTTGCCTCCAGGTCTATCTTCATAATGGTAGATTTAATTGCACTTATTTCCTCAGATGATAATCTCATAAGAAACACTCACTATCCTGCGTCGGCTTACAAAAGGGAATAACAAACAGTTTGAAATTGCAGGCTAACCACCACTTTGTATCTATCATTTTTTATCCAGTCTTTCGCAGATTAAGGAGCTTGAAAGAAGGGCATGTCTTAATCGTTCTTTCTTAATATTAGGGTATCTAATCATATTAATTGTATGGTAAAGAAGTCCAATATAGTATTCATAAATGTTGTTGCATGGTTGAACAAAACTATGTGCCAGATTTCTCAAATCCTGGATAACCGCAAAAGCTTTGTTAAGTTCTTCAATAGGACTTTTAAAACTGTATGGTTCATCAAATTGCTCTGGACTAACTAAAGATTTTTCAAATTCATATAGGGTTTCTATATTGCTTGTTTCAAGGTAGTTAAATTTAATGTCAGCCTCTAATTCTACAAAGTCTCTTAAGATGTGTCCATAACCCGTTCTGAAAAAATCAATCAACCATGTATGCCCATCCTCATCAACCAGGATATTCTTTCCATTCAAATCACCGTGGGTACAACAGCGATAAGTAGGAAAAGAAAAAAGTTTATCCTTTAACCAAACAACCGGGTTAATAAAATCTTTTTCTAAACCCGAAAAGTTAATCAGATGTTTTCCTTTATACTCTGAGAATATCTTTTTAAGGGCGTCGTCTAAGTCTTTCTGGTCACATCCTAATTGTTTTTTATATGACTCCTTAAGATTCAAATCTTGCGGATTACCTTTATTGCGATACCACAATTCACAAGTCTCTTTAAAAAGATCCTTCAAGACCCGGGTAATATTCACTTTATCGTTTTTACCATAGTATGTTCTAAAATCACAAATATCTTTGAGGGTTCTACCAACAAGGGTATATCCTATTCCACCAAAATTTTGGGTATAAACAACTTCTCCTCTCTTAGTGCATCGCCGGGTCAGATATGGTGCTACATAGTTGTCATAGTTTCTCTCTTCTGTCTCGATTGCCTTCCGTCCTCCAAATTTAACCACAAGAGGAGCACCTACTCCCTGGTCACTCCGACCTGGTGTTACCCAAACTACCCCTGTTCCACTGTAGCCCTTTGATGATAGAACAGAGATGATAATCTTATGTTCTTTATAAAACAGCCTTTTAAATATTTCTCCTAACTCTCTACTCATCCTCTTTTTTTCTTCCTCAGAGTCTTTCCCTTTGATAAAAATTTCCTCCAGCAAAAATTCAAAAGCCTTTTCATCTTCTAAATTGGTAATAGTTACACCTGAAGAAAGTTTCTCTTCCAACCTGACTTTAAGGTTAAAATTAATCTTTATCACCTTATTGAAAGCATCTTCGATTGTCTCTATCAAACTTGAAGGTGGGTCCTTTTTTGAAATATAATCAAATGCAATTCCTCCAAAACGAGGACTTCTTGCCATTCGCCCTGTTTCATAACTATCAAATCCTGTCAAGATAATCTTTGGTATAATTGAATCAATTCTCTTTGCCAACTCTATTCCGCTAGTGTCTTTATCATCATTATGGTCGATGAGTTTTAAATCAATTACTGCTAAATGAACCCGTTCCTTTTTTAACAATTCCTTTGCCTCATCTGGGCTCCCCGCTGAAAAAACCATATATCCTTGTTGTTCTAAATTAAACTTCCACGCATCCAATTCTGAAGATTCATTATCAACTAATAAAATTCTTTTTTCCATACTTATCCCTCCTTATTTATGAGCCAGAGAAGGTTTTATTTTAAGCCCTTCTTGTATAGTTTTTAGCAATTTACTCTCATCAAACGATTTGCTCAGATAGTCAATAGCCCCTATTCTAAAGATATCTCTTCCTTCTTTCCATGAAGGAGAAGCCGAGACAACAACTACTCGTTCCTCCGGGTGTTTTTCTAAAATTCGCCTGAGAGAGACTGTTCCGTCTGGACCTGAAACATAAAAATCTAAAAATACTAAACCATATTTTTGAGAATCTAATTTTTTTAGAGCTTCATCTTCATTATGAGCTATATCCAATTTGTAACCGTGGGTAGAAAGCATCTTTTTGAAAAATTCTGACCACCAGGGTTTATCATCTATGAGTAAAATTCTTGCAATCCTTTTCATCTTCATCTCCTTTTGATAGGCAAGTAGAGGGTAAATGTTGTTCCTTTTGACCCTGTTGATGTTAACTTTATATTGCCTCCATATTTTAAAAGGATGGTCTTTACCAACAGTAAGCCAACACCATTTCCTTTTGCTCCTCTGACTTGGTTTTTAAAAAGTTGAGATTTAATCTTTTCTGGTATCCCACCGCCTGTATCACTAACTTCTATTAAAATTTCACCTTTTTCTTCTTTACAAATAATAGTTAATTTTCCTTTCTCTGGCATTGCCCTCAGGGCATTTTTGATTATGTGCTCAAAGGCAATTGTCAACCAGGTATTACTGGCAATTATACGAGTCAATTCTTTTGATGGCTTTGGACGATTGACTTTAATCTTCAGCGGGGGATTGCATTTCTTAATTACAGCATCAAATATCTCATCAATAGAAACTTCTTCTTCTACATCCTCAGATGGTAGATCAGGTGCTATCTTTATTATTGCTTCAGCATCCTCATCTATTCTCTTAAGTCTGTCAAGGAGAACCTCTTTCGAAAGAGCAAATTTTTTTTCAAGTGTATATACATTTGTCCTTATGGCATTAACCTTTTGAGTTATATCGTGCATCCAACTTGCCTTTACAATACCCAACCAGGCAAGGGTATTAGCTGCTGAAAGTTGGTCTTGAGCCTCCTGTAGTTCTTGATACTGTCTTGCCTTTTGGATAGCAATTGATGCCTGACCTGATAGTAACTCAATAAATTTCACATTA
This window encodes:
- a CDS encoding nucleotidyltransferase domain-containing protein gives rise to the protein MRLSSEEISAIKSTIMKIDLEAKIYLFGSRVDDTQRGGDIDILIWSNKLTNEHKRKIRLNLYELLGEQKIDLVIAKDTSNPFVRIALSEGVPL
- a CDS encoding response regulator, giving the protein MEKRILLVDNESSELDAWKFNLEQQGYMVFSAGSPDEAKELLKKERVHLAVIDLKLIDHNDDKDTSGIELAKRIDSIIPKIILTGFDSYETGRMARSPRFGGIAFDYISKKDPPSSLIETIEDAFNKVIKINFNLKVRLEEKLSSGVTITNLEDEKAFEFLLEEIFIKGKDSEEEKKRMSRELGEIFKRLFYKEHKIIISVLSSKGYSGTGVVWVTPGRSDQGVGAPLVVKFGGRKAIETEERNYDNYVAPYLTRRCTKRGEVVYTQNFGGIGYTLVGRTLKDICDFRTYYGKNDKVNITRVLKDLFKETCELWYRNKGNPQDLNLKESYKKQLGCDQKDLDDALKKIFSEYKGKHLINFSGLEKDFINPVVWLKDKLFSFPTYRCCTHGDLNGKNILVDEDGHTWLIDFFRTGYGHILRDFVELEADIKFNYLETSNIETLYEFEKSLVSPEQFDEPYSFKSPIEELNKAFAVIQDLRNLAHSFVQPCNNIYEYYIGLLYHTINMIRYPNIKKERLRHALLSSSLICERLDKK
- a CDS encoding response regulator; the encoded protein is MKRIARILLIDDKPWWSEFFKKMLSTHGYKLDIAHNEDEALKKLDSQKYGLVFLDFYVSGPDGTVSLRRILEKHPEERVVVVSASPSWKEGRDIFRIGAIDYLSKSFDESKLLKTIQEGLKIKPSLAHK